The following are encoded together in the Humulus lupulus chromosome 5, drHumLupu1.1, whole genome shotgun sequence genome:
- the LOC133834338 gene encoding uncharacterized protein LOC133834338, with translation MDLAPCPFCHLPVPSSELEWHANNHFLDEHEQQRLASDLELAQQIAFAPPSPPSLNSQVISDLPFDLGFEEKVNCLINFQSRSIFHKVEHGLMALLRKCLELESDNTTSILSGYVDHFQSLEYEDVGWGCGWRNIQMLSSHLLHQRQEEVKKVLFGGQGFIPDIPSLQRWLEIAWEKGFDEPGSEHFDGKIYGLKKWIGTTECAALLRSFGLKAMIVDFGPKEFESLYLSVPGSSAGVEGKSEGNGLKRRGIQVCGPMDRYVVKKIHGHSQAHSGVQEKSSSSSNITRENEGQQVLIDWIWNYFSDSNKPGNGHVIVSDKAPLYFQHDGHSRTIVGIQIKHQRNGVHQHNLLILDPAHRTAALEKSLKEKVGWQKLIKRGVHTLKKPQYQLCYVEPGIASGEEMELLKTISSVFLEL, from the exons TTGGCAAGTGACTTGGAATTGGCCCAACAAATTGCTTTTGCCCCTCCTTCACCTCCATCTCTG AATAGCCAAGTAATTAGTGACCTGCCATTTGATCTGGGTTTTGAGGAAAAGGTCAATTGCTTGATTAATTTTCAGTCCAGAAGCATATTTCATAAGGTTGAACATGGTTTGATGGCATTGTTGAGAAAGTGTTTGGAATTAGAATCTGATAATACTACAAGTATTTTGTCTGGTTATGTTGACCATTTTCAGAGCCTTGAGTATGAAGATGTTGGGTGGGGTTGTGGTTGGCGCAACATTCAGATGCTGAGCTCCCACTTGCTTCATCAAAGGCAAGAAGAAGTGAAGAAGGTTTTGTTTGGTGGGCAAGGGTTTATTCCTGATATCCCATCACTCCAAAGATGGCTTGAGATTGCTTGGGAAAAGGGTTTTGATGAGCCTGGCTCAGAACATTTTGATGGGAAGATTTATGGTTTGAAAAAATGGATTGGAACTACTGAATGTGCTGCCCTTTTAAGATCTTTTGGACTTAAAGCaatgattgtggattttggtcCTAAGGAATTTGAGTCTCTTTATCTAAGTGTCCCGGGTTCAAGTGCTGGGGTAGAGGGGAAGAGTGAAGGTAATGGACTAAAGAGGAGAGGGATTCAGGTTTGTGGACCAATGGATAGATATGTAGTGAAAAAAATTCATGGTCATTCCCAAGCACATTCCGGTGTGCAGGAGAAGTCTAGTTCTTCTAGTAATATTACTAGAGAAAATGAGGGTCAGCAGGTACTTATTGATTGGATCTGGAACTACTTTTCAGACTCGAATAAACCTGGCAATGGTCATGTAATTGTGAGTGACAAAGC GCCATTGTATTTCCAACATGACGGGCATTCAAGAACCATTGTTGGAATTCAAATCAAACATCAACGTAATGGGGTGCATCAGCACAATCTCTTGATCTTGGACCCTGCTCAT AGAACAGCAGCCCTGGAAAAATCTCTCAAAGAGAAAGTAGGATGGCAAAAGCTTATAAAAAGAGGGGTTCACACACTAAAGAAACCGCAGTATCAG TTGTGCTACGTTGAGCCTGGAATTGCTTCTGGGGAAGAAATGGAATTGCTCAAGACAATAAGTAGTGTGTTTCTTGAACTCTAG